In Phyllopteryx taeniolatus isolate TA_2022b chromosome 22, UOR_Ptae_1.2, whole genome shotgun sequence, one DNA window encodes the following:
- the lrmp gene encoding inositol 1,4,5-triphosphate receptor associated 2 isoform X6: protein MDFCTPQPPRRHNPVDSICRKLQTIQWRGDREPNSPFQIPKLSSSSYDSPQCGLGLNLDAILKKGAQGRKETGDGKPDSAPSQKSNVGASVPPSASGNTPTPANITYTITSTLGERRGVDRSDRKQFKTWQSYCSTPTSQPKDSPYFTFTRGRPESAQPESGSGPSRSPVRSRTFTPICSTVSYNLNFNFSASTGSSTEGEAPYPALVVKRLSLGDRGKVYVSHIVDYLRHTTSRTPEDSGLEELCNMLDPERKDVSIDLDTYHAVMREWIEDCRSNGEEPPEYACQDSVKLRDSLSLRRSMLLNVTSGSLEGFGGDVSKAEFETSELVNCLADLQMSNQKLQAEVKKLKQAVEAMEESNQKLADENEELRNQTRAHQQLVHKEKMLHDEVEEMKATLSCTEEGRARASARSKHVEKENQDLIAKIASLEDENFKVTMEMDELQKRIAELCDINTDLQVQIHSFDTVITEKESLIQERSRQIDELKTAVEEYSSITELLRADKSKLENHMQMMHPDLSGAGVSLSVAYRLNQSTSGSLQTELALAQSPPEPVHGVDHLPNNVCLASPLDETLDREVLIMMHGPSPELMAQEFKKLLNRMKTDFRQDTNIVLSTMKTLLDDHSKPGFDTDTSLEAVQAALDATREDWALSLDQLAQYTDSIETELIKMTSNMRRSRTEILHLSVRVQDQENQKRQLGEELEQLKTPQDSREASCQTPAPEEETGDDLEWDEEYALQDFLKNEMAESNSRARGDVTDGGQTEDGDERWTVVNGTGEGEVRDTSTPVSAKPEVSQDGHCLAVTGQEPPEPQVNLHCLQDEAAIPSDAHSQAVSPEHPAADALPDPSHSDSRRSETDETTVSQSLSDQDPITMPTATNNAPPNEVAPPNESIQLSGEDHKREDKEGDVSSTASLILDQSGPRSAARDTTSLLPVLVEEEESATTEGGMAGTEQPSSISATTMTDCQQSSVSLAQNGQSESRVTSDPKQLQNKKDSNGMNKKELESQGTETTEAPKMEEAQPEACGTTEKKSESSTISDHKDTCREDKNSSLSPNDKEIETEFQRLALGFKCDMFTLEKRLRLEERSRDLAEENVRREVSSCQGLLQALTPLCEDDNQSMEIIHRLQKNLDILIQSMTRVSSRSEMLGAIHQESRIGKAVEVMIQHVENLRRVYTKEHAELLELRETLMQNERSFGSHSDRDEFRGKKPSTTQYYKSSARRVSIAAIPRSGGGNMHYDMTKQQSGAESEAERLTRRSPWNVAGKNMARPPLKRFVSSAAWVDTEEPSVMMKGTARNNSDPQLSDEPDEPVPERRRSSLSELGSKLTSLILPLKTPPSASFRSQDELFVMLPSISSSPASSEQGLSQSLSHSLTSTRSTAAAVARGSRALWLWLAMVLLLAGLLALLASLVMQPAVDAAPVGTGDSWMTIQQLLWPYTGLRHNGQPPV from the exons ATGGACTTCTGCACGCCCCAGCCGCCACGACGCCACAACCCGGTGGACAGCATCTGCCGCAAACTGCAGACCATCCAGTGGCGCGGTGACCGGGAGCCCAATTCCCCCTTCCAGATCCCCAAGCTCTCCTCCAGCAGCTACGACAGCCCCCAGTGCGGCCTCGGGCTCAACCTGGACGCCATCTTGAAGAAAGGGGCCCAGGGACGAAAGGAGACCGGCGACGGAAAGCCCGACTCTGCGCCTTCCCAGAAGAGCAACGTGGGTGCCTCCGTCCCGCCGTCCGCTTCAGGCAACACCCCGACCCCAGCTAACATCACGTATACCATCACTAGTACCCTCGGGGAGAGGAGAGGTGTCGATCGAAGCGATCGAAAACAATTTAAGACATGGCAGAGTTACTGCTCCACTCCCACGAGCCAGCCCAAAGACTCCCCGTACTTCACGTTCACACGAGGCAGACCCGAGTCGGCGCAGCCCGAGAGCGGAAGCGGGCCGAGCAGGAGCCCCGTGCGCTCTCGCACCTTCACCCCAATTTGCAGCACTGTCTCTTACAACCTCAACTTCAACTTCTCTGCCAGCACGGGGAGCTCCACGGAGGGTGAGGCGCCCTACCCGGCTCTGGTTGTCAAAAGACTGTCGCTGGGAGATCGAG GTAAGGTGTACGTGTCTCACATCGTGGACTACTTGCGGCACACAACCAGCCGCACCCCAGAGGACAGCGGGCTGGAGGAGCTCTGCAACATGCTGGATCCTGAACGCAAAGATGTCTCCATCGACCTGGACACGTACCACGCCGTCATGAGGGAGTGGATTGAAGACTGCCGCAGCAATGG GGAAGAGCCACCAGAATATGCATGCCAGGACTCGGTTAAACTACGAGACAGCCTTTCCT TGAGGAGGTCCATGTTGCTCAACGTGACCTCGGGAAGCTTGGAGGGCTTTGGAGGGGACGTGTCGAAAGCAGAATT TGAAACATCAGAGCTGGTGAACTGCCTTGCCGACCTCCAGATGAGCAACCAAAAGCTCCAGGCGGAAGTGAAGAAGCTGAAACAAGCGGTGGAAGCAATGGAAGAGAGCAACCAAAAGCTGGCAGATGAGAACGAGGAGCTGCGCAACCAGACCAGAGC TCACCAGCAGCTGGTCCACAAAGAGAAGATGCTGCACGATGAAGTGGAAGAAATGAAGGCCACTCTGAGCTGCACGGAGGAAGGCAGAGCGCGCGCCTCCGCGCGCAGCAAACACGTG GAGAAAGAAAACCAAGATCTCATAGCCAAGATTGCTTCTCTTGAGGACGAG AACTTCAAGGTCACTATGGAGATGGACGAGCTTCAGAAGAGAATAGCGGAGCTGTGTGACATTAACACTGACCTTCAG GTGCAGATTCACTCTTTCGATACCGTCATCACTGAAAAGGAATCTCTTATACAAGAG AGGAGCAGACAGATTGACGAGCTCAAGACTGCAGTGGAAGAATACTCCTCCATTACGGAG TTACTAAGAGCTGACAAGAGCAAACTGGAGAACCACATGCAAATGATGCATCCAGACCTTTCTGG TGCTGGAGTGTCTCTTTCGGTAGCCTACAGGTTGAACCAGAGCACTTCAGGATCCCTGCAAACAGAACTGGCCCTGGCTCAGTCACCACCGGAG cctGTCCATGGGGTTGACCATTTACCCAACAATGTGTGTCTTGCCTCGCCGCTGGATGAGACTCTGGACAGAGAGGTGCTGATCATGATGCATGGACCCAGCCCAGAACTCATGGCTCAGGAGTTCAAGAAACTCCTGAACAGAATG AAGACTGATTTCAGACAAGATACCAACATTGTCCTGTCTACAATGAAAACTTTACTCGATGACCACTCAAAACCAGGGTTTGACACTGACACCAGTCTTGAG GCGGTGCAGGCCGCGCTGGACGCAACAAGAGAAGACTGGGCCCTTAGCCTGGACCAGCTAGCCCAGTACACTGACTCCATAGAGACGGAACTGATTAAAATGACCAGTAATATGAGGAGGTCCCGGACTGAGATCTTGCACCTTTCAGTCAG GGTGCAGGATCAAGAGAACCAGAAGCGGCAACTCGGTGAGGAACTAGAGCAGCTCAAGACTCCTCAAGACAGCAGAGAAGCCTCATGCCAGACACCTGCCCCAGAAGAAGAG ACTGGTGATGACCTGGAATGGGATGAGGAATATGCCCTTCAAGATTTCCTGAAAAACGAAATGGCGGAGAGCAACTCACGAGCGCGGGGTGACGTAACGGACGGCGGACAGACGGAGGACGGAGACGAGAGGTGGACGGTGGTGAATGGCACGGGCGAGGGAGAAGTGAGGGACACGTCCACTCCTGTGTCTGCCAAGCCGGAGGTTTCCCAGGATGGACACTGTCTGGCAGTAACAGGCCAAG AACCTCCAGAGCCACAGGTGAACCTCCATTGTTTGCAG gaCGAGGCAGCAATACCATCGGACGCCCACTCACAAGCTGTCAGCCCCGAGCACCCAGCGGCGGATGCCCTGCCTGATCCGTCCCACTCAGACAGCCGCA GGTCAGAGACAGACGAGACGACAGTGTCTCAGTCCTTGTCTGATCAGGATCCAATAACTATGCCAACTGCAACCAACAATGCACCACCCAATGAGGTCGCTCCTCCGAATGAGAG CATCCAACTGTCCGGCGAGGACCACAAGCGGGAAGACAAAGAGGGTGACGTGAGCAGCACTGCG AGCTTGATTCTGGACCAGTCTGGACCGAGATCAGCGGCACGGGACAC CACAAGTCTGCTTCCCGTATTGGTTGAAGAAGAGGAGAGCGCTACTACAGAGGGCGGCATGGCAG GGACGGAGCAGCCCAGCAGCATCAGTGCAACCACCATGACTGACTGTCAGCAGTCAAGCGTGTCCTTGGCACAGAACGGCCAATCAGAGAGTCGCGTGACATCAGATCCAAAacaattgcaaaacaaaaaggacTCCAATGGGATGAATAAGAAAGAACTG GAGTCACAAGGCACGGAAACCACAGAAGCTCCAAAGATGGAGGAGGCCCAACCTGAGGCTTGTGGAACCACTgagaaaaaat CTGAGTCGTCTACCATCTCTGACCACAAAGACACGTGCAGAGAGGATAAGAACAG CAGCCTGTCGCCCAATGACAAGGAGATTGAG ACCGAGTTCCAGCGTCTAGCTCTGGGCTTTAAGTGCGACATGTTTACCTTAGAGAAGAGGCTCCGGCTGGAGGAGCGGTCGCGTGACCTCGCCGAGGAGAACGTCCGCAGGGAGGTGTCCAGCTGCCAGGGCTTGCTGCAG GCTCTGACTCCTCTATGTGAGGATGATAACCAGTCAATGGAGATCATCCACAGGCTCCAGAAGAATCTGGATATCCTCATCCAGTCCATGACCCGAGTGTCCAGTCGCTCTGAGATGCTAGGAGCCATCCatcag GAGAGTCGCATTGGTAAGGCGGTGGAGGTTATGATTCAGCATGTCGAGAACCTGAGGAGGGTGTACACCAAGGAGCACGCCGAGCTGCTGGAGCTCCGGGAGACGCTCATGCAGAACGAGAGGTCGTTTGGCTCGCACTCCGACAGAG ATGAATTCCGTGGCAAGAAGCCATCCACGACACAATACTACAAG tCATCAGCCCGGCGGGTTAGCATAGCAGCAATACCTCGCTCTGGTGGAGGCAACATGCACTATGACATG ACCAAACAACAGAGCGGTGCAGAAAGTGAAGCAGAAAGACTCACCAGGAGATCTCCATG GAATGTGGCGGGGAAGAACATGGCACGCCCCCCACTTAAACGCTTTGTTAGCTCTGCCGCCTGGGTTGACACTGAAGAGCCCTCTGTCATGATGAAGGG GACGGCGCGCAATAACTCCGACCCCCAGCTGTCCGACGAGCCGGACGAGCCCGTGCCGGAGAGGAGGAGGTCCAGTCTCAGTGAGCTGGGCAGCAAACTCACCTCCCTCATTCTGCCTCTCAAGAC CCCTCCTTCCGCATCCTTCAGAAGTCAGGATGAGCTCTTTGTAATGCT TCCAAGCATCTCATCCAGCCCGGCATCTTCCGAACAAGGACTGTCCCAGTCTTTGTCCCATAGCTTGACATCCACCCGGTCAACGGCGGCCGCGGTGGCCCGAGGCAGCAGGGCACTCTGGCTTTGGTTGGCCATGGTGCTGCTCCTTGCAG GTCTCCTGGCCCTGTTGGCCAGCCTTGTGATGCAGCCAGCAGTAGACGCGGCCCCCGTAGGCACCGGAGACTCCTGGATGACCATCCAGCAGCTGCTCTGGCCTTACACGGGCCTGCGGCACAATGGACAGCCCCCAGTTTAG